Proteins encoded within one genomic window of Bacillus sp. F19:
- a CDS encoding SDR family NAD(P)-dependent oxidoreductase, with protein sequence MKYTVITGASSGIGYEAALAFAGRGKNLIIAARREEKLQELKTEIEEINKELDVVIRISDLSVSENAYKLYDSLQEYELETWINNAGFGNFASIAEQNLNKIASMLHLNIEALTILSSLFVRDYSDHDGAQIMNISSGGGYTIIAEAVTYCATKFYVSAFTEGLARELKAKGAKMQAKVLAPAATETEFAKRSFDLDEFMYEGAVPKFHTAKEMAAFMLDLYDSEKTVGIVDGNTYEFKLSDPIFNYAERSTRTDS encoded by the coding sequence ATGAAGTATACTGTTATAACCGGAGCTAGCTCAGGCATTGGGTATGAAGCGGCACTTGCTTTTGCAGGCCGCGGAAAAAATTTAATTATCGCTGCACGCAGAGAAGAAAAGCTGCAGGAATTAAAAACAGAAATCGAAGAAATAAACAAAGAACTGGATGTTGTCATCCGGATTAGTGATTTATCCGTTTCAGAGAATGCTTATAAGCTGTACGACAGCCTTCAAGAATACGAACTTGAAACGTGGATCAACAATGCAGGGTTTGGCAACTTTGCATCAATCGCTGAACAAAATTTAAACAAAATAGCGTCTATGCTCCATTTAAATATTGAAGCGCTGACGATTTTATCTTCTCTTTTTGTAAGAGATTATTCCGATCATGATGGTGCACAGATTATGAATATTTCATCCGGAGGCGGATATACCATAATTGCTGAAGCCGTCACGTACTGCGCAACGAAATTTTATGTAAGTGCATTTACTGAAGGCCTTGCCCGTGAATTAAAAGCAAAAGGGGCTAAAATGCAGGCAAAAGTATTGGCTCCTGCCGCAACTGAAACAGAATTTGCCAAGCGCTCTTTTGATCTAGATGAGTTTATGTATGAAGGCGCCGTGCCAAAGTTTCATACTGCTAAAGAAATGGCAGCTTTTATGCTGGACCTTTACGACAGTGAAAAAACGGTCGGCATTGTGGACGGGAATACATATGAGTTTAAACTCTCTGACCCCATCTTTAATTATGCCGAACGATCCACCCGCACCGATTCATAA